A stretch of the Clostridiales bacterium genome encodes the following:
- a CDS encoding phosphodiester glycosidase family protein, translating to MTGKIIRWIVTVLLLAAMAMVVSSPASLAETHPLAMDMNVFGDEMKADGWISKEEYQDESIHIQLDSRTRKTKSSADKTTITWVTVEIADASQLRTYFSDGSYDSRKQERSNVMTKRTRAVVAMNADFAKYTYDFGYIIRQGVFYRDALDQQKYPRDVLVIDSEGDFSIIPNATSGDMQAFLAELEASGRIAVNSFTFGPALINNGEVQTITSKEHEAKLATARICICQLDHLRYAIVVVNGGNGVGINLQELANFIPEILPDCKVAYNLDGGGSAHLLLNGKMVNKTANSRGISDIIYFASAAGE from the coding sequence GTGACCGGGAAGATTATCCGCTGGATTGTGACGGTGCTGCTGCTGGCGGCCATGGCGATGGTCGTGTCGTCTCCGGCGTCCCTTGCGGAAACGCATCCGCTGGCGATGGACATGAATGTTTTCGGCGATGAAATGAAGGCGGACGGCTGGATTTCCAAGGAAGAATACCAGGATGAATCCATCCATATCCAGCTGGACAGCCGAACCCGCAAAACCAAGTCCAGCGCGGACAAGACCACGATTACCTGGGTGACGGTGGAGATTGCGGATGCCAGCCAGCTGCGGACGTATTTCAGCGACGGCAGCTATGACAGCCGGAAGCAGGAACGCTCCAATGTGATGACCAAGCGCACGCGCGCGGTCGTGGCGATGAACGCGGATTTTGCCAAGTATACCTACGACTTCGGATATATTATCCGGCAGGGCGTATTTTACCGGGACGCGCTGGACCAGCAGAAATATCCCCGAGACGTGCTGGTGATTGACAGCGAAGGCGATTTTTCGATTATCCCCAACGCGACCAGCGGGGATATGCAGGCATTCCTGGCCGAACTGGAGGCGTCCGGACGGATTGCCGTCAACTCCTTCACTTTCGGCCCGGCCCTGATCAACAACGGCGAGGTACAGACCATTACCTCCAAGGAGCATGAAGCCAAGCTGGCGACCGCCCGGATCTGCATCTGCCAGCTGGACCACCTGCGCTACGCGATCGTGGTGGTCAACGGCGGGAACGGCGTGGGCATCAACCTTCAGGAACTGGCAAATTTCATTCCCGAAATCCTGCCGGACTGCAAGGTGGCCTACAACCTGGACGGCGGCGGCTCCGCCCACCTGCTGCTCAACGGCAAGATGGTGAACAAAACCGCCAACAGCCGGGGAATCTCGGATATCATCTATTTTGCTTCGGCGGCGGGAGAATAA
- a CDS encoding leucine-rich repeat domain-containing protein — protein sequence MRRIWIAILAGLLLCMTLTAGTAEGGETVSFGKLTVPADAESIDLGKVAVSGSGYPEFYDFLAQLPNLKHVDMYSTKIPRKRIEQLAERFPEVEFGWTMVVGNHTVRTDAVSFSTSHSDSSARHKNEDFSVLKYCKNLVALDIGHNAVNDLSFLNDLPNLKILILVDNQFQDITPVASLTGLEYLELFYNDIRDVSALPALVNLKDLNLGFNRIADISPIESMTWLERLWVPQYNSHNPTKKPDPEAVQRLRDALPDTLIDSTAKSSVGNGWRDHPRYTVMREIFKTNSWIPLDGEENPEP from the coding sequence ATGCGCAGGATATGGATCGCAATACTGGCGGGACTGCTTCTCTGCATGACGCTGACGGCGGGAACGGCGGAGGGAGGCGAAACGGTCTCCTTCGGAAAGCTGACGGTTCCGGCGGACGCGGAAAGCATCGACCTGGGGAAGGTTGCGGTTTCCGGCAGCGGATATCCGGAATTCTATGACTTCCTGGCCCAGCTGCCCAACCTGAAGCATGTGGACATGTATTCCACCAAGATTCCGCGGAAGCGGATTGAACAGCTGGCGGAACGGTTCCCGGAGGTGGAATTCGGATGGACGATGGTGGTCGGGAACCATACGGTGCGGACGGACGCCGTTTCGTTTTCCACATCCCACAGCGACAGCTCGGCACGCCACAAGAACGAGGATTTTTCCGTGCTGAAATACTGCAAAAACCTGGTGGCCCTGGACATCGGGCATAACGCGGTGAACGACCTTTCCTTCCTGAACGACCTTCCCAACCTGAAGATCCTGATCCTGGTGGACAACCAGTTCCAGGATATTACGCCGGTTGCTTCGCTGACAGGGCTGGAATACCTGGAACTGTTCTACAACGATATCCGGGACGTATCCGCCCTGCCGGCCCTGGTGAACCTGAAAGACCTGAACCTCGGCTTCAACCGGATTGCGGACATCTCGCCGATTGAATCCATGACATGGCTGGAACGGCTGTGGGTTCCGCAGTACAACAGCCACAACCCGACCAAGAAGCCGGACCCGGAAGCCGTGCAGCGCCTGCGGGACGCGCTTCCGGACACCCTGATCGATTCCACTGCCAAGTCATCGGTGGGAAACGGGTGGAGGGACCATCCCCGGTACACGGTGATGCGGGAAATCTTCAAAACGAACAGCTGGATTCCCCTGGACGGGGAGGAAAACCCGGAACCCTGA
- a CDS encoding prolipoprotein diacylglyceryl transferase: protein MMTTNPAAYLIFLAGSFAVCFALFGLSARTRMKLEGGKAAALAGLSLGLGILLGLVGAKLLYFLFRASYIFKTGFGKYLFSLKADELSYYGGAAGVCFGVFLAARILGQKPGKTLNAFAASGALLAALARFGEYWLGALGTGDYLEEALPFPFAVYEAWNPDFPEYYLAVFMLEGILYLRIAIFALRNRDDRLCFLRTIFYLCLAQIICESARAQSIRWLFVRYEQLLCYLIAEGILVWYAIAGRKQGKRNWGAAMFGLLVCAVTILEEFMLDGKITLGEIGLPPVVIYALMAWGLLELAGWERSARRKLEN, encoded by the coding sequence ATGATGACCACCAATCCGGCTGCCTACCTGATTTTCCTTGCCGGAAGCTTTGCGGTATGCTTTGCGCTGTTCGGGCTTTCCGCCCGGACGCGGATGAAGCTGGAAGGCGGAAAAGCCGCCGCGCTGGCGGGACTTTCCCTGGGACTGGGCATCCTCCTGGGGCTGGTCGGCGCCAAGCTGCTGTATTTCCTGTTCCGCGCATCCTATATCTTCAAAACCGGTTTCGGGAAATACCTGTTCTCCCTGAAGGCGGATGAGCTGTCCTACTACGGCGGGGCAGCCGGCGTCTGCTTCGGCGTATTCCTGGCCGCCCGGATCCTGGGACAGAAGCCGGGAAAGACGCTGAACGCGTTCGCGGCATCCGGCGCGCTCCTGGCCGCGCTGGCCCGGTTCGGGGAATACTGGCTGGGCGCGCTGGGAACCGGGGATTACCTGGAGGAAGCGCTGCCTTTCCCCTTTGCGGTTTATGAAGCCTGGAACCCGGATTTTCCGGAGTATTACCTGGCGGTATTCATGCTGGAAGGCATCCTGTACCTGCGGATTGCCATCTTTGCCCTGCGGAACCGCGATGACCGCCTGTGCTTCCTGCGCACGATATTCTACCTGTGCCTGGCGCAGATTATCTGTGAAAGCGCGCGGGCCCAGAGTATCCGCTGGCTGTTTGTCCGCTATGAGCAGCTGCTCTGCTACCTGATCGCCGAAGGAATCCTGGTATGGTACGCAATTGCCGGCCGTAAGCAGGGAAAGCGCAACTGGGGCGCGGCCATGTTCGGCCTGCTGGTCTGCGCGGTGACGATCCTGGAGGAATTCATGCTGGACGGGAAGATCACGCTGGGCGAGATCGGCCTTCCGCCGGTGGTGATCTATGCTTTGATGGCCTGGGGACTGCTGGAGCTTGCCGGCTGGGAACGCTCAGCCCGCCGGAAACTGGAGAACTGA
- a CDS encoding prolipoprotein diacylglyceryl transferase, with protein MTTIDAGAFTFYPYGLALAAGALASLLLMRLLSRGHRLKAETASWFGLFAIPLAVLCGRILYFLVSLPWFIDRGAETFFHFTEGGYMLYGTMAGIVLAAWLTGRITHQGTARILDGAAAPFALFTAAARCAESLAGVGLGEYIEEWFDPMFGRSLIELEDSSFFQRFPFGVLDADELWRFPVFLLEAIAAVVFLILLLRIRTRRDGTKALLFLGLYAALQTFLESIRIDLELRWGFVKINQLLALPAMALIIAICILRTPREERSFRRFAVPSAGILLCCGVIMAMEFALESKIKFLTWMRMDLCWMVMLTAAVCMAVCACRLIMKTDRCGKD; from the coding sequence ATGACAACGATTGATGCGGGTGCATTCACATTTTATCCCTACGGGCTCGCATTGGCGGCCGGTGCGCTGGCCAGCCTGCTGCTGATGAGGCTCCTGAGCCGCGGCCACCGCCTGAAGGCGGAGACGGCGAGCTGGTTCGGCCTGTTTGCGATTCCCCTGGCCGTCCTCTGCGGGCGGATCCTTTACTTCCTCGTATCCCTGCCCTGGTTTATCGACCGGGGCGCTGAAACCTTCTTCCATTTTACGGAAGGAGGTTATATGCTGTACGGCACCATGGCCGGGATCGTCCTTGCCGCGTGGCTGACCGGACGGATTACGCACCAGGGGACCGCCCGGATCCTGGACGGCGCGGCGGCGCCCTTTGCGCTGTTTACGGCGGCAGCCCGGTGCGCGGAAAGCCTGGCGGGGGTCGGACTGGGCGAATACATCGAAGAGTGGTTTGACCCCATGTTCGGCCGGTCCTTGATTGAACTGGAGGACTCTTCCTTCTTCCAGCGGTTTCCGTTCGGCGTGCTGGACGCGGACGAGCTGTGGCGGTTTCCGGTATTCCTCCTCGAAGCAATTGCGGCGGTCGTATTCCTGATCCTGCTGCTGCGGATCCGGACCCGCCGGGACGGGACGAAAGCGCTCCTGTTCCTTGGACTGTACGCAGCCCTGCAGACCTTCCTGGAGAGCATCCGGATCGACCTGGAGCTGCGCTGGGGATTTGTGAAGATCAACCAGCTGCTGGCCCTGCCCGCGATGGCGCTGATCATCGCAATCTGCATTCTTCGTACGCCCCGGGAGGAACGCTCCTTCCGGCGTTTCGCGGTGCCGTCGGCCGGCATCCTGCTGTGCTGCGGCGTAATCATGGCGATGGAATTCGCCCTGGAAAGCAAGATCAAATTCCTGACCTGGATGCGGATGGACCTTTGCTGGATGGTAATGCTGACCGCGGCGGTCTGCATGGCCGTATGCGCCTGCCGCCTGATTATGAAAACCGACAGGTGCGGGAAAGACTGA
- a CDS encoding PIG-L family deacetylase translates to MSMNGYARRLVSGFLLFLLLVTMIPGGTAEPPEAEPYAEEITAGCTWGGNSKESKKNTFQLMTDGDVSTYFALKEKNGFLTIDSPEPIYGVSVMLYDRFNQDYSYDLQTAGADGEWKTIGQSKYLSNWHPLEEPVNRIRILTTSRERLRIAELQLFGEGKKPEEVQDWQDLDKADMMLLACHPDDEVLWFAGLMPVYADRGYKVQLAMMTPEYEERQLELLQSAWHCGMRYYPYFIGLHDKNGHKNLARQYTLWKGKTRVHRLVTECFRKFKPEVVVTHGEGGEYGHSAHKATADSAKTCIKYAANSRKYPESAKEYGTWQVKKLYLHEYEKNKVSMDWTQPLESFGGKTGFDIAGEAFLYHVSQVKIGHYEFKPVGDHDNTAFGLYYTAVGPDQGKNDFMENIP, encoded by the coding sequence ATGAGCATGAACGGATATGCCCGCCGGCTGGTTTCGGGATTCCTGCTTTTCCTGCTGCTGGTGACGATGATTCCCGGGGGAACGGCCGAACCACCGGAGGCCGAGCCGTATGCGGAGGAAATCACTGCCGGATGCACCTGGGGCGGCAACTCCAAGGAAAGCAAAAAGAACACCTTCCAGCTGATGACGGACGGCGACGTCAGCACCTACTTTGCGCTGAAGGAAAAGAACGGTTTCCTGACCATTGACAGCCCGGAGCCGATCTACGGCGTTTCGGTGATGCTGTACGACCGGTTCAACCAGGATTATTCCTATGACCTGCAAACCGCGGGCGCGGACGGGGAATGGAAAACCATCGGGCAGAGCAAATACCTGAGCAACTGGCATCCGCTGGAGGAGCCGGTGAACCGGATCCGGATCCTGACGACGAGCAGGGAGCGGCTGCGGATTGCGGAGCTGCAGCTGTTCGGCGAGGGAAAGAAACCGGAAGAGGTCCAGGACTGGCAGGACCTGGACAAGGCGGACATGATGCTGCTGGCCTGCCACCCGGATGATGAAGTGCTCTGGTTTGCCGGGCTGATGCCGGTGTATGCCGACCGCGGCTACAAGGTGCAGCTGGCCATGATGACGCCGGAATATGAGGAACGCCAGCTGGAACTGCTGCAGTCCGCCTGGCACTGCGGGATGCGGTATTATCCGTATTTCATCGGGCTTCATGACAAGAACGGCCATAAAAACCTGGCCAGGCAGTATACCCTGTGGAAGGGAAAAACACGGGTGCACCGCCTGGTGACGGAATGCTTCCGGAAATTCAAACCGGAGGTGGTGGTGACCCACGGGGAAGGCGGCGAGTACGGGCACAGCGCGCATAAAGCGACGGCGGATTCCGCCAAGACCTGCATCAAGTATGCGGCCAACAGCCGGAAATATCCGGAGTCGGCCAAAGAATACGGGACCTGGCAGGTGAAGAAGCTTTACCTGCACGAGTATGAAAAGAATAAGGTGTCCATGGACTGGACCCAGCCGCTGGAATCATTCGGCGGGAAAACGGGGTTTGATATTGCCGGGGAAGCGTTCCTTTACCATGTTTCCCAGGTCAAAATCGGCCACTATGAGTTCAAACCGGTGGGCGACCACGACAATACGGCCTTTGGCCTGTACTATACCGCGGTGGGGCCGGACCAGGGGAAGAACGATTTCATGGAGAATATCCCGTGA
- a CDS encoding CotH kinase family protein: protein MTVRGFRIRVFLWILAALLACLGAAHAASGGPEVWISPDGELTADAITFNRNEGKGYTLYLPGNLKTEDLKFGLADGVPFTFGSRSVQSGDGAGIIKPGKYQIKIGKTRASLQVMRGSANLPAVYVTTASGSLKKIEAKKDNKEPGYLVFRGPDGSVQYDGELEHVKTRGNSSMQFKKKNYQIKLAKGTDLLGMGKAKKWILTGNYRDKSYLRNQAVLDLAAAIGLDYTPEHTAAELYINHEYRGLYLFSEKVEIDNDRVAFADLEKATEKVNSEPLEKNKLVGKKASTKGHYKAYSIPVDPEDITGGYLIEYESYPVRYGMEASAYTTKKGGVLVSKSPEYISSAQMKYISALMQSFENAIMASDGKDPESGKHYTEIADEESLALKYMVEEISENYDGNSSSQYFYKPQDSISGKIYAGPAWDYDSTFGSYAAKHNAKYVLNPEYLWIAKGDKTAWYPALYRHEDFRQKVAELWQEKARPAVEVLLGKREAGETGIQSIDRLAKSIEDSAAMDRQRWLRPDVSSTVAQTGGSFSENVRFLKNYLEKRYHFLNGEWGGGK, encoded by the coding sequence ATGACAGTACGGGGATTCAGGATCCGGGTTTTCCTGTGGATCCTGGCGGCGCTGCTGGCCTGCCTGGGGGCAGCGCATGCGGCTTCCGGCGGACCGGAGGTCTGGATTTCACCGGACGGGGAGCTGACGGCAGACGCGATTACATTCAACAGGAATGAAGGAAAAGGCTATACGCTGTATCTTCCGGGAAACCTGAAGACGGAAGACCTTAAATTCGGCCTCGCGGACGGGGTACCGTTCACATTCGGCTCCCGTTCGGTGCAGAGCGGAGACGGGGCCGGGATCATCAAACCCGGAAAATACCAGATCAAAATCGGAAAGACCAGGGCCAGCCTGCAGGTGATGCGGGGATCGGCAAACCTGCCGGCGGTGTATGTGACCACGGCGAGCGGCAGCCTGAAGAAAATCGAAGCGAAAAAGGACAATAAGGAACCCGGGTACCTTGTGTTCCGCGGCCCGGACGGAAGCGTCCAGTATGACGGCGAGCTGGAGCATGTAAAGACCCGCGGGAATTCCTCCATGCAGTTCAAAAAGAAGAATTACCAGATCAAGCTGGCCAAAGGAACCGACCTCCTGGGAATGGGCAAGGCCAAGAAATGGATTCTGACCGGCAATTACCGGGACAAGTCCTACCTGCGGAACCAGGCGGTGCTGGACCTGGCCGCGGCCATCGGCCTGGATTACACCCCGGAGCATACCGCTGCGGAGCTGTACATCAACCACGAGTACCGGGGACTGTACCTCTTTTCCGAAAAGGTGGAGATTGACAATGACCGGGTTGCGTTTGCCGACCTGGAAAAGGCAACCGAAAAGGTGAACAGCGAGCCCCTGGAGAAAAACAAACTGGTCGGCAAAAAGGCATCAACCAAAGGCCATTACAAAGCGTACAGTATTCCGGTGGATCCGGAGGATATTACCGGAGGCTACCTGATCGAATACGAAAGCTATCCGGTGCGCTACGGAATGGAAGCCAGCGCCTATACTACGAAAAAGGGCGGGGTCTTGGTGTCCAAATCACCAGAATACATATCATCCGCACAGATGAAGTATATTTCCGCCCTGATGCAGTCGTTTGAAAACGCCATTATGGCATCGGACGGAAAGGATCCGGAAAGCGGGAAACACTATACGGAAATTGCGGACGAGGAATCCCTGGCCCTGAAGTACATGGTTGAAGAAATCAGTGAAAACTACGACGGGAATTCCTCCAGCCAGTATTTCTACAAGCCGCAGGACAGCATCAGCGGGAAGATTTATGCCGGGCCCGCGTGGGACTATGACAGCACCTTCGGCTCCTATGCCGCGAAGCATAACGCCAAGTATGTGCTGAACCCGGAATACCTGTGGATCGCCAAGGGCGACAAGACCGCCTGGTATCCGGCCCTGTACCGGCATGAGGACTTCCGGCAGAAAGTGGCGGAGCTCTGGCAGGAAAAGGCCCGGCCTGCCGTGGAGGTACTGCTGGGCAAACGCGAAGCCGGGGAAACGGGCATCCAGTCCATCGACCGCCTGGCCAAGTCCATTGAGGATTCCGCGGCGATGGACCGCCAGCGCTGGCTGCGCCCGGACGTATCGAGTACGGTAGCCCAGACGGGCGGCTCATTCAGCGAGAACGTCCGGTTCCTGAAGAATTACCTGGAGAAGCGGTATCACTTCCTGAACGGGGAATGGGGTGGCGGAAAATGA
- a CDS encoding phosphodiester glycosidase family protein — protein sequence MRVLKTIPAILLAAVLAAVSVCAAAEGEFRPLPIDLSGGAPLHEQYASDKLVYEDPTIRVERSLRTQSDVINREYYIADIVIRDPSQIRTASAEPTTFISERRVVGTTIARRVNAVFAMNGDYCGDFHGNESSKFVLRQGTIFRDTVDQRLDMLLIDEAGDFHIIRGSEDLASMDKTQIDGKKVINALQFGPALVIDGVPTEDDYLMSAKHSPQFADPDGREDRLCILQEGPLHYKVIATRNGANMAQFKQLVLSLAPDCTNAYVLDGGGSTQLVFLGEWYNNVTQKTKQNVRKLSDIVYFASAWFEEGE from the coding sequence ATGCGCGTTCTGAAAACCATCCCAGCCATCCTGCTGGCGGCCGTACTGGCGGCTGTTTCCGTTTGTGCCGCGGCGGAAGGGGAATTCCGCCCCCTGCCGATTGACCTGAGCGGCGGCGCCCCGCTCCATGAGCAGTACGCCTCGGACAAGCTGGTTTATGAGGATCCGACGATCCGCGTGGAGCGGAGCCTCCGGACCCAGAGCGACGTGATCAACCGGGAATACTATATCGCCGATATCGTGATCCGGGATCCCTCCCAGATCCGGACCGCCAGCGCGGAACCCACCACGTTTATCTCGGAGCGCCGGGTGGTGGGCACCACGATCGCACGGCGGGTCAACGCCGTGTTCGCCATGAACGGCGATTACTGCGGCGACTTCCACGGAAACGAATCGTCCAAATTCGTCCTGCGCCAGGGAACCATTTTCCGCGATACGGTGGACCAGCGGCTGGATATGCTGCTGATTGACGAAGCCGGGGATTTCCACATCATCCGGGGCAGTGAAGACCTGGCTTCCATGGACAAGACGCAGATTGACGGGAAAAAGGTGATCAATGCCCTGCAGTTCGGCCCGGCCCTGGTGATTGACGGCGTGCCCACCGAGGATGATTACCTGATGTCGGCCAAGCATTCCCCGCAGTTCGCCGACCCGGACGGCCGGGAGGACCGGCTGTGCATCCTCCAGGAAGGCCCGCTGCATTACAAGGTGATTGCCACCCGGAACGGCGCGAATATGGCGCAGTTCAAGCAGCTGGTGCTGAGCCTTGCACCGGACTGCACCAACGCGTATGTGCTGGATGGCGGCGGCTCCACCCAGCTGGTTTTCCTGGGCGAGTGGTACAACAATGTGACCCAGAAAACCAAGCAGAACGTCCGGAAGCTGTCGGATATCGTGTATTTTGCCAGCGCCTGGTTTGAGGAAGGTGAATAA
- a CDS encoding family 43 glycosylhydrolase, translating to MDFQISPGFNPLTGMDYPDPDVIRVGDTYYMISTTMHFFPGGVILRSHDLIRWEICTYLYETLEHTPGEILEGEQTAYGHGMWAASLRYHNGRFYAVFIAHEWPKTFLFTADRIEGPWKKQYIGGIYHDSSLLFDEDGRVYIVYGNRNIRLTELHEDLSGPKEGGLDRIIVRDAPGDFLGYEGSHIYKINGKYVLLMIHSLQDRWFRAEACFTADSLDGEWTGGDVLVSGLDGLNSGVAQGGIVDTPDGRWFAVLFQDRGPVGRIPVLVPVTWNESGCPVFGPVTKEIANTCTRPDWVPEPLVADDDFTSPALKNVWQFNHESREGCWETGNGAYIIRTDKISRTLEHARNTITQRTVLPGCAAEVTVDASAIRPGDTAGLCLLIGSYGLAGITRDAGGVALVMKARKPGEKEEKEYARIPWDRAEVRLRANVRFAGLKGEVQFEYRDAAGWKPLGPVHPMAFALDHFTGCRFGLFLYAAEETGGSAAFREFTYRVHNPSC from the coding sequence ATGGATTTCCAGATCTCCCCCGGCTTCAATCCCCTCACGGGAATGGATTACCCGGATCCGGATGTCATCCGGGTCGGCGATACGTATTACATGATCAGTACGACCATGCATTTCTTCCCCGGCGGAGTGATCCTCAGATCCCATGACCTCATCCGCTGGGAAATCTGCACATACCTGTATGAAACCCTGGAGCATACGCCCGGGGAAATCCTGGAAGGGGAGCAGACCGCCTACGGCCACGGCATGTGGGCGGCTTCCCTGCGGTACCACAACGGCCGGTTCTATGCGGTCTTCATCGCCCATGAGTGGCCGAAAACCTTCCTCTTCACGGCGGACCGCATCGAAGGTCCCTGGAAAAAGCAGTATATCGGGGGAATCTACCACGATTCTTCCCTGCTGTTCGATGAGGACGGCCGGGTGTATATCGTGTACGGCAACCGGAATATCCGCCTGACGGAGCTGCACGAAGACCTCAGCGGCCCGAAGGAAGGCGGCCTGGACCGGATCATCGTCCGGGATGCCCCGGGGGATTTCCTCGGGTATGAAGGCTCCCACATCTACAAAATCAACGGGAAGTATGTCCTCCTGATGATCCATTCCCTGCAGGACCGGTGGTTCCGCGCGGAAGCCTGCTTTACCGCGGATTCACTGGACGGGGAATGGACCGGCGGCGATGTGCTGGTTTCCGGCCTGGACGGGCTCAACAGCGGCGTGGCGCAGGGCGGCATCGTGGATACACCGGACGGCCGGTGGTTTGCCGTCCTCTTCCAGGACCGCGGCCCGGTCGGGCGGATTCCGGTCCTGGTTCCCGTCACCTGGAATGAATCCGGCTGTCCGGTTTTCGGTCCCGTAACAAAGGAAATTGCCAACACCTGCACCCGGCCGGACTGGGTTCCGGAACCCCTGGTTGCCGATGATGATTTCACCTCCCCCGCGCTGAAGAACGTCTGGCAGTTCAACCATGAGTCCCGGGAAGGCTGCTGGGAAACCGGAAACGGCGCCTATATCATCCGGACGGACAAAATCAGCCGGACCTTGGAGCATGCCCGGAATACCATCACCCAGCGCACCGTCCTTCCCGGCTGTGCGGCGGAGGTCACCGTGGACGCGTCCGCAATCCGGCCGGGGGATACCGCCGGCCTCTGCCTGCTCATCGGCAGCTACGGCCTGGCCGGAATCACCCGCGATGCCGGCGGGGTTGCGCTGGTCATGAAAGCCCGGAAGCCCGGGGAGAAGGAAGAAAAGGAGTACGCCCGGATCCCGTGGGACCGGGCGGAAGTCCGCCTGCGGGCCAATGTCCGCTTTGCCGGGCTGAAGGGCGAAGTGCAGTTTGAATACCGGGACGCGGCCGGATGGAAGCCGCTGGGGCCCGTCCATCCCATGGCCTTTGCACTGGATCATTTCACCGGCTGCCGGTTCGGGCTGTTCCTGTACGCGGCGGAAGAAACCGGCGGAAGCGCCGCTTTCCGCGAATTTACCTACCGGGTTCACAATCCGTCCTGCTGA